CACTCGGCGGGCGGGGCCGTCGCCGACCTCGCCCTGCACGTGACCGTCGACATCCGCGGCATGGACCGCTTCCTCGCCGACCCGGAGCACGAGGCCGAGCTGCGCGGCGAGATCGTCTGCCAGGAGCTCGGCGGGCGCCTGCCGGTCGAGCGCGGCACCTTCGGGCTGTTCGTGGAGCACTCCGATCCCCAGCACCTGCGGATGCTCTACCGCCTGTACTTCGCCGACCGGGCCGGGCACCCGCTGACCCTCAGCGGGTACAAGGACGTCAGCGAGGACTCGCGCCGCGGGATCTGGAAGGACACGTCCGTCCTGTACACCCGCGTGCTCCGCGGGCACGTCGGAGCCGACGGGGAGCCGGGCGCCGAGCCGGTGGCCGCGGGAACCGTGCGCATCCGCCCCACCGACTTCCTGAAGCAGCTCACCACCTTCCGGGCCGAAGCACCGACGCTGCCCGGCCGGGTGACCGCCCTGGGACGGTTCGGGCGGTTCTTCGCCGGCAAGCTCTGGGACGTGTACGCGCAGGACGTCCTGCCCTGGTCCCCGCTGTGACCGAGGAGGTGCCGGCATGGACTTCCGGGAGCTGCGCGGACGCGCGGACGAGCTGGGGTTCACTCCGCGGCAGCCGGTGCGCTGGCTCGCGCCGAGGGAGCTGGCGCGCACGGCGGTCAAGGTCGGTCTGGCCGCCGTCTTCGCCGGCTACGCGGACAAGCGGGAGGTCCAGGGCGCGCTGGAGGCCGGGCTCCTGAGGGCGCCCTTGGCGGATCCCGGCGCCGAGGAGATCTGGATCGACTTCGCCGCGGACCTCGGCGACGGGTTCGAGGCGACGGCCTCGGTGGCGGCCGCGCTCGGCGCGGACCGGCTCGCCGTCGAGGGTCCCGGCTCGCTCCCCCGCGGCTCGCTGCTCGTCCTCGGCGGGGACCAGGTGTACCCGGTGGCGTCGGCGACCGCGTACGAGGACCGGATGAAGGGCCCCTACCGCGCGGCGCTGCCGTCGGCCCCGGACCAGCCGCTCATGGTCGCGCTGCCGGGCAACCACGACTGGTACGACGGGCTCACCGCGTTCCTGCGGATGTTCGCCCAGGAGAGTGCGATCGGCGGCTGGCAGACCCGGCAGACCCGGAGCTACTTCGCCGTGCGGCTGCCGCAGCGCTGGTGGCTCGTCGGCCTGGACAGCCAGCTCGGCAGCTATGTCGACGATCCGCAGCGGCGCTACTTCGAGACCCACCTCTCGCCCCTGCTGTGCCCGGGGGACAGCGTGATCGTCTGCTCGGCCGAGCCGACCTGGGTGCGCAGCGACGAGCGGCCCGACGCCTTCGACTCCCTGCACTGGTTCGACCGCACCCTCGTGCGGACCCGCTTCGACCGGAACACCCGCACGCGCGAGGAGACGGGCGCCGCCGTCCGGCTGTGGCTGACCGGCGACAAGCACCACTACGCCCGCTACGCGGAGCGGCTGCCCGACGACGTGGCCGGGACCGACGACCTGCCCCCGGACCCGCGACGGCGCCAGATGGTGACGTGCGGCCTGGGCGGGGCGTACCTCTCGGCCACCCACCGGCTCCCGAAGGCCCTGCCCCTGCCGCCGGCCGCGTCGCGGATGCGGACGAGGGACCGGCCGCCGACGGACTTCGCGCTCGCCCGGCACACCTACCCGGACGCGGCGGAGTCCCGGGCGCTGGCCCGCGGGATCGCCGAGCCCTGGTCTCGGTTCTGGCTGCCGCGGCGCAACCCGGGGTTCGCCGTGCTGGCCGGAGCGGTGCAGACGGTGCTCGTCCTGCTGACGAGCGGCGTGTTCGCGCTGGCCGAGGGGCGGCACACCCCCGTCGGGGCGCTGCGGAGCGCCGGCCCCGACGACCTGCTCGGACTGCTGTGCGCGAGCGCCGCCCTCTTCGTCCTGCCCTTCGTGATCGGCTGGTGGCGGGGGCTGCTGCGCGAACGGCGGCCCCGGGCGCCGTCCGGTCCGGCCGTGGCCGTCCTGTTCCAGGCGGCGGTCGCCGCCGCGGCGCTGGCCGTCGCGGTCGCGATCGCCCGGGCGGTGCCGTCCTCCTGGAACGGGCTGGTGTTCCTGGCGATCCTGCTGCTGGTCGGCGCGGTGATCGGCGCCGTCATCGGCTCCCAGTGCTTCGCCCTGTGGGTGCTGTGGACGAACCGCGGCCTGGTCGCCGAGTGGCAGATGTCCGGGCAGTCCATGGACGACCACAAGGGCTTCCTGCGCATGCGCCTCGCCGGGGACGGCACGCTCACCCTCTACCCGCTGGCGCTCGACCGGACCTGCCGCGACTGGAAGGTGGAGGGGGTCGAGGACCCGGAGGGGGCGTGGCGTCGGCCGGTGCCCGGGACAGCGCCGACGGTACGGCTCATCGAGGAGCCCGTCGTGATCGCGCCCCACGTCCGGCGGCCGGACCTCACGCGGCCGTGTCCGGACCCAGAGCGGTGAGCAGGGCGTCGAGGCCGGCGATGAGCTGTTCCTCGCCGCCCCGTTCGGCGAGGGCGGGGCCGTACGCCCGGAGCGTCGGGAAGTCGCGGGCCGGGAGGCGGTGCAGGCCGAGCCGGAAGGCGGGGTCGGGTTCGTCCGGGTCGTCGACGACCGCGCGCAGGTCGACCACGACGTAGCCGAGGACCCAGGAGATGAAGGCCCGGTAGATCCGCAGCGCCGCGTCGTCGTCCAGGCCGGCCGCCCGGAACAGCGCCAGCAGGCGTTCGTGGACGCGCAGCACCGCGGGGGGCCGGCGGGCCAGGGGGACGGTCAGGGGGCGGCTCGCGCACAGCGAGATGACGTTCGGGTGCTCCACGGCGACCCGGTACAGCTCCCGGGCGATGCCGTGCAGCGCGTCCCGCAGCTCGGG
The Streptomyces roseofulvus genome window above contains:
- a CDS encoding TetR/AcrR family transcriptional regulator encodes the protein MSGEPSASRRERLTRERVLRAALAVADAEGLAALSMRRVAVELGVETMALYRYTESKDDLLDGLVETLFLEVEERLSDARRAIGAEQPEGAAVGLPELRDALHGIARELYRVAVEHPNVISLCASRPLTVPLARRPPAVLRVHERLLALFRAAGLDDDAALRIYRAFISWVLGYVVVDLRAVVDDPDEPDPAFRLGLHRLPARDFPTLRAYGPALAERGGEEQLIAGLDALLTALGPDTAA